In Hwangdonia lutea, a single window of DNA contains:
- the porU gene encoding type IX secretion system sortase PorU, whose amino-acid sequence MKEYILLLFLFFSAAMFSQQKKFTIKWDGHQTISGGNYNLKIPAFNAEHFSYDFNEGLLFVAQWKTSTAVNEASIQISQVTYAPISKEELKDLNVNTIGSALKFTLKNSKARHKQFAYFQLTPIIKDANGTYKKVQSFQINYNTSANRMAAFNKFNGTSGVITNSVLSSGEWFKFYVDTTGVFKMSKSFLQNLGISVNSVDPRTIKLYGNGGHMIPYSNAIAHPLDVTENAIRFVGEEDGVFNDEDHILFYAQGPKGYNAESNTNINCYADITYYYINVSPGLGKRMQPMSQPTGTVDMMIDTFEDYKFHEVDEHNIAFLGRRWFGDRFDIDNDKTFEFDFPNLITTTPINLKVYVASTSSTQSSMQINVNGNAVSSLSIPGASNPSLANEASYIGNVIVNTSNISVNLNYDNQGNPSALSYLDYISIEATRALSFTDKQFQFKHSAVATASGIGQYNIANASQISEVWEITDLYNVTSFVNTDASANLSFTSNLGTLKTYVAVTPTDYFEPKMDAEKTVANQNIKGTIFQNSDGQFQDVDYIIVAPNNMLNQAERLAQINRNQYNLNVKAVGLNEIYNEFSTGNQDVGAIRNLVKYVYDNASTPENRIKYVCLFGDGSFDYKDRIPNNTNIVPSWYSYNSFNLTNSFVSDDFYGMMDANEGTMATSDKLDVAVGRILADTPQRAKDMVDKIESYYAKEAFGSWRNNFVVVSDDVDKDWEGILQQTTDNVGNNVSQEKPFINVIKIHTDAFKQEASAGGNRYPQVTESLVNAIDNGALVVNYFGHGGEEGLAQERILTKPDVEGFRNICKLNCFVTVTCEFTKFDNPFRETAGEFTYWNKKAGAIGLITTTRQVFVNFGITFNNKLEQYLFSYSTFDAYEDYEYPSMAEALRLTKNDPSISSQSQRRLVFFIGDPAMKLAFAKPNVRLTRINDVPITQATDTLKALSYVKLAGEVTDVSGNVLSDYNGTLSTTIYDKNIQRQTLANDGTRLNGQLIKMDFETLGEIIFRGQASVTNGQFEFDFVVPKDIGIPVGFGKVSFYSKNDALLEDQSGASLNTVRIGGLNNNAPEDNIGPVIALYMNDENFVSGGITNESPTLLAKLEDENGINTASGIGHDIVAIIDGDETNPFILNDYYQTEVDDYKKGVVSFPFRDLEPGLHTLTLKAWDVYNNSSVAEIQFVVYDKDEELVINNVLNYPNPFVNYTEFWFNHNSSDPLNVSIQVFTVSGKLVKTLNGQTNAGTKTTSSLSRDIVWDGRDDFGDKIGKGVYIYKLTVQSDLLNKKVEKIEKLVIL is encoded by the coding sequence ATGAAAGAGTACATTTTACTTTTGTTTTTATTTTTTTCTGCTGCCATGTTTTCGCAGCAAAAAAAGTTTACCATTAAATGGGACGGTCATCAAACCATTTCCGGTGGCAACTATAATTTAAAAATACCGGCTTTTAATGCCGAACATTTTAGCTACGATTTTAACGAAGGGTTGCTATTTGTTGCACAGTGGAAAACGTCAACTGCCGTTAACGAGGCTTCAATACAAATCAGTCAGGTTACATACGCTCCCATTTCCAAAGAAGAATTAAAAGATTTGAATGTTAACACTATTGGAAGCGCGTTAAAATTCACTTTAAAAAATTCAAAAGCTAGACATAAACAATTTGCCTATTTTCAATTAACGCCCATTATAAAGGATGCCAACGGGACTTATAAAAAAGTGCAATCTTTTCAAATAAATTATAATACCAGTGCCAATCGAATGGCTGCATTTAATAAATTTAATGGCACTTCTGGGGTTATTACAAATTCGGTTTTAAGCTCGGGCGAATGGTTTAAGTTTTATGTAGATACTACGGGCGTGTTTAAAATGTCTAAAAGTTTTTTGCAAAATTTGGGCATAAGTGTAAATAGTGTTGACCCACGAACCATTAAATTATATGGCAATGGCGGACACATGATACCATATTCTAACGCCATAGCCCACCCATTGGATGTTACAGAAAACGCCATAAGATTTGTTGGTGAGGAAGATGGTGTTTTTAATGACGAAGACCATATTCTGTTTTATGCCCAAGGCCCAAAAGGATATAACGCAGAGAGCAATACCAATATTAATTGTTATGCCGATATCACCTATTATTACATTAATGTGAGTCCTGGTTTAGGCAAGCGCATGCAACCCATGAGTCAGCCCACAGGAACCGTGGATATGATGATTGATACGTTTGAAGATTACAAGTTTCATGAAGTAGACGAGCATAACATTGCCTTTTTGGGAAGGCGTTGGTTTGGTGACCGTTTCGATATTGATAACGACAAAACTTTTGAATTCGATTTTCCAAACCTAATAACAACTACTCCCATAAATCTTAAGGTTTATGTGGCGTCAACCTCATCTACGCAAAGCAGTATGCAAATTAACGTTAACGGTAATGCGGTTTCAAGTTTATCTATTCCGGGAGCTTCAAATCCCAGTTTGGCAAATGAGGCCTCGTATATTGGGAATGTAATTGTAAACACCTCGAATATAAGTGTAAATCTTAATTACGACAACCAAGGCAACCCTAGTGCTTTGAGCTATTTAGATTACATCTCTATTGAAGCTACCAGAGCTTTGAGTTTTACCGATAAACAATTCCAGTTTAAACATAGTGCCGTAGCTACAGCTTCTGGAATTGGGCAATATAATATTGCAAACGCATCGCAAATTTCAGAGGTTTGGGAGATTACCGATTTATATAATGTTACAAGTTTTGTGAATACAGATGCCAGTGCCAACCTTTCATTCACTTCAAATTTAGGAACCCTGAAAACCTACGTTGCCGTAACGCCAACAGATTATTTTGAACCTAAAATGGATGCTGAAAAAACCGTTGCCAATCAAAATATAAAAGGCACTATTTTTCAGAATAGTGATGGACAATTTCAAGATGTCGATTATATTATAGTGGCTCCAAATAATATGCTCAATCAAGCGGAACGTTTAGCTCAAATAAACCGAAATCAATACAATTTAAATGTTAAAGCGGTGGGCTTAAACGAAATATATAACGAGTTTAGTACAGGAAATCAAGACGTTGGCGCCATCCGGAATTTAGTCAAGTATGTTTACGATAATGCCAGCACGCCAGAAAACAGAATTAAATATGTGTGTTTATTTGGTGACGGCTCATTCGATTATAAAGACCGCATTCCCAATAACACCAACATAGTGCCATCGTGGTATTCGTATAATAGTTTTAATCTAACCAACTCATTTGTTTCAGATGATTTTTATGGTATGATGGATGCCAATGAAGGTACCATGGCAACAAGCGATAAATTGGATGTTGCGGTGGGCCGAATATTGGCCGATACACCACAACGCGCCAAAGACATGGTCGATAAAATTGAAAGCTATTACGCAAAAGAGGCCTTTGGTAGTTGGCGGAATAATTTTGTAGTCGTTTCTGATGATGTCGATAAAGATTGGGAAGGTATTTTACAACAAACCACAGATAATGTTGGGAATAACGTTAGTCAGGAAAAACCATTTATAAATGTTATTAAAATACATACCGATGCCTTTAAACAAGAGGCTTCTGCCGGCGGAAACAGATACCCGCAAGTAACTGAATCTTTGGTTAACGCTATTGATAATGGCGCCTTGGTTGTAAACTATTTTGGACACGGCGGGGAAGAAGGTTTAGCCCAAGAACGCATATTAACAAAGCCCGATGTAGAGGGGTTTCGAAATATTTGTAAACTCAATTGCTTTGTAACCGTAACCTGCGAGTTCACCAAATTCGATAATCCGTTTCGGGAAACTGCGGGCGAATTTACCTATTGGAATAAAAAAGCAGGGGCTATTGGTTTAATTACCACAACAAGGCAGGTTTTTGTAAATTTTGGAATCACTTTTAATAATAAATTAGAACAGTATTTGTTTTCGTACAGTACTTTTGATGCTTATGAAGATTACGAATACCCATCTATGGCAGAAGCCTTAAGATTAACAAAAAACGATCCGTCAATTTCTAGCCAAAGCCAAAGACGTTTGGTGTTTTTTATTGGAGACCCAGCCATGAAATTAGCATTTGCTAAGCCCAACGTCAGATTAACAAGAATTAACGATGTTCCCATCACACAAGCCACCGATACCTTAAAAGCATTGAGTTACGTAAAACTTGCCGGCGAAGTTACCGATGTGTCGGGAAATGTTTTAAGTGATTATAACGGCACGCTTTCAACCACGATTTACGATAAAAATATACAAAGGCAAACCCTGGCGAACGATGGTACCCGATTAAACGGCCAGCTGATAAAAATGGATTTTGAAACCTTGGGGGAAATTATTTTTAGAGGACAAGCATCGGTTACAAACGGGCAATTCGAGTTCGATTTTGTTGTGCCTAAAGATATTGGAATTCCCGTAGGTTTTGGTAAAGTTAGCTTTTATTCAAAAAATGATGCCTTACTCGAAGACCAATCTGGAGCCAGCCTCAACACGGTTAGAATTGGTGGATTAAACAACAATGCCCCCGAAGATAATATTGGTCCTGTGATTGCCCTTTATATGAATGACGAGAATTTCGTTTCTGGAGGCATAACCAACGAATCGCCAACATTGCTAGCTAAACTGGAAGACGAAAACGGCATAAATACAGCAAGTGGTATTGGTCACGATATTGTAGCTATTATTGATGGCGATGAAACCAATCCGTTTATATTAAACGATTATTACCAAACCGAAGTCGATGATTACAAAAAAGGCGTCGTGTCTTTTCCGTTTAGAGATTTAGAGCCCGGGCTGCATACGCTAACCTTAAAAGCTTGGGATGTTTATAATAATTCGTCAGTCGCTGAAATTCAATTTGTTGTATACGATAAGGATGAAGAATTGGTTATTAACAACGTGCTTAACTATCCAAATCCGTTTGTAAATTATACAGAATTTTGGTTTAATCACAATAGTTCAGACCCTTTAAACGTTTCAATACAGGTATTCACCGTTTCGGGCAAATTGGTGAAAACCCTTAATGGTCAAACCAATGCAGGCACCAAAACCACAAGTTCGTTATCTAGAGATATAGTTTGGGATGGAAGAGACGATTTTGGTGATAAAATAGGAAAGGGCGTGTATATTTATAAGCTTACGGTGCAATCGGATTTGCTTAATAAAAAAGTAGAAAAAATAGAGAAACTTGTAATCCTTTAA